A window of the Radiobacillus deserti genome harbors these coding sequences:
- a CDS encoding MFS transporter, with product MIFKSFDKTIQLRLMLMFITSTSTAAVLPYSIIYFSKQVGNFITGILFLIVMSANVLGLVLGGYVSDKIGRKKIILISELIIFVGYIGVAFTNSIWGVFPYVTFVFFILILFSNGAGTPVYQALIIDRSTPEERKSIYTYSYWIRNIGFAIGSMIGAFLFFDYPFYLFLGVGVTTLFSFFITYLFIKETYVPVQQSNNPIGRESFQIVKSYTKIMSHRVFVIFSFASLLFISVEEQLTNYIGVRLAKVISAPIPFVSFLPFEVDGVNLIGILKSENTILVVCFTMLLTGFIRKRKDRHVLLIGLFLFFAGYAIISISQSPIILVLAMFFASMGEIMYIPVSQAMLSNMVPDHARSTYMAFYSITAILGVSSAGIFMMISSWLPPFVLTFLIGIMGAASITLFNYLIKTQSDQPN from the coding sequence ATGATATTTAAGTCCTTTGATAAAACCATTCAACTTCGCTTAATGCTGATGTTTATTACTTCAACATCCACAGCGGCTGTACTCCCTTATTCAATCATATATTTTTCGAAACAAGTTGGAAATTTCATCACAGGTATTTTATTTTTAATCGTCATGAGCGCTAATGTATTGGGTTTGGTGCTAGGTGGCTATGTCTCTGACAAAATTGGCAGGAAGAAGATTATTCTAATTTCTGAGTTAATTATCTTTGTTGGGTATATCGGTGTCGCCTTTACGAACTCCATCTGGGGAGTGTTTCCTTATGTCACATTTGTGTTCTTTATTTTGATTCTGTTTAGTAACGGCGCAGGAACTCCTGTTTATCAAGCTTTAATTATTGATAGGAGTACTCCAGAAGAAAGAAAGTCTATTTACACCTATTCCTATTGGATACGCAATATTGGTTTTGCTATTGGTAGTATGATAGGGGCCTTTTTATTCTTTGACTATCCTTTTTATTTGTTTCTAGGTGTTGGTGTTACGACATTATTCTCGTTCTTCATCACGTATCTATTTATTAAAGAAACTTACGTACCGGTTCAACAGAGTAATAATCCAATAGGAAGAGAATCCTTCCAAATAGTAAAATCTTATACAAAAATTATGAGTCATAGGGTTTTTGTCATCTTTTCCTTTGCAAGTCTTCTGTTTATTTCAGTTGAAGAGCAGTTAACGAATTACATCGGTGTACGTTTGGCAAAGGTGATATCTGCTCCTATTCCATTTGTTTCATTTCTACCATTTGAAGTCGATGGAGTGAATCTTATAGGTATATTGAAATCAGAGAACACGATTCTTGTAGTCTGCTTTACAATGCTGTTGACAGGCTTTATTAGGAAAAGGAAGGATCGACATGTATTATTAATAGGTTTGTTTTTGTTCTTTGCTGGATATGCGATTATCAGTATTAGCCAATCGCCAATCATACTTGTTTTAGCTATGTTTTTTGCTTCGATGGGTGAAATTATGTATATTCCGGTTTCACAAGCAATGCTCTCCAACATGGTTCCTGATCATGCTCGTAGCACATATATGGCATTCTACTCAATTACAGCCATTCTTGGGGTTAGTTCAGCAGGGATATTTATGATGATAAGTAGTTGGTTACCACCTTTTGTTTTAACTTTTTTAATAGGAATAATGGGTGCTGCGAGTATAACGTTATTTAATTATCTAATTAAAACACAAAGTGATCAGCCAAATTGA
- a CDS encoding TetR/AcrR family transcriptional regulator, with amino-acid sequence MPLSEEQKLNMKKRRETILEVATTLFATEGYEGTTIKKVSEAANISYGSVFTYFKEKEELFRTVVLEPLDKYAEVLFDFNADADDPMKEIEKMINTHIHLFAGMNTYLTLVVQVIGQHNKFPEIFSELDQFHNKLLDKVSQLVKNGQSKGVFIEQEPFTVAALYTSLLIGVRLNTTDTRLDEIWDSYISSILNLFGPIYK; translated from the coding sequence ATGCCTTTATCAGAAGAACAAAAATTAAATATGAAGAAAAGAAGGGAAACGATTCTCGAGGTAGCGACAACTCTTTTTGCTACGGAAGGGTATGAGGGGACAACGATTAAAAAGGTTTCCGAAGCGGCTAACATTAGTTATGGCAGTGTTTTTACTTATTTTAAGGAGAAAGAGGAACTTTTTCGTACAGTCGTGTTAGAGCCGCTGGATAAATATGCCGAAGTATTATTTGACTTTAATGCAGACGCGGATGATCCAATGAAAGAAATAGAAAAAATGATCAACACACACATTCATCTTTTTGCCGGAATGAATACCTATTTAACACTTGTTGTTCAAGTGATTGGGCAACACAATAAGTTTCCTGAAATATTTAGTGAACTGGATCAATTTCATAATAAACTACTGGATAAAGTTAGTCAGCTTGTAAAGAATGGACAGAGCAAAGGAGTGTTCATTGAACAAGAGCCATTTACAGTAGCCGCCTTATATACGAGCCTATTAATCGGGGTCCGTTTAAATACGACAGATACAAGGCTAGATGAAATTTGGGATAGTTATATTTCATCGATATTGAATTTATTTGGACCTATTTATAAATAG
- a CDS encoding IS91 family transposase — protein sequence MFVSLESRLCHRCGKKYIDDWSDKQQEMIFNVTHRHMVFTIPQEIRKVFYDDRKKFNELSKQVSEVFQFHNYRKSKKRGFRSGIITVIHTFGRDLKFNPHIHALVTEGALDNNNEWVNNGYIPYEYLRKSWQKVVLDLLKEWFPNKQKVINLINEVYKRYPHGFYVNAEKKMTNAKAVAKYIGRYMARPAIAEYRIEDYDGKSVHYWYEDHKTGKRVDKRIPVYRFLFEILQHVPPKHFRMVGRFGLYSRRSHHKAQQILSLHAFIRTKQIELLLEKKTKKKTYRQRMIESFEKDPFECPYCHRKMELVGIWNSDYGWLYHYMEDIEMERRRTYGIGKPKKAG from the coding sequence TTGTTTGTTTCACTTGAAAGTAGGCTTTGTCATCGATGCGGAAAAAAGTACATTGATGATTGGTCAGATAAACAACAGGAAATGATCTTCAATGTAACTCATCGCCATATGGTATTCACCATTCCTCAAGAGATAAGAAAAGTATTTTATGACGATCGTAAAAAATTTAATGAATTGAGTAAACAAGTTTCTGAAGTTTTTCAATTCCATAATTATCGGAAAAGTAAAAAGCGAGGATTCCGTTCAGGAATCATTACAGTAATACATACATTTGGTAGAGATTTAAAGTTTAACCCACATATACATGCATTAGTTACTGAAGGTGCATTAGATAACAATAATGAGTGGGTGAACAACGGATATATTCCATATGAGTATTTGAGAAAATCATGGCAGAAAGTAGTATTAGATTTATTGAAAGAGTGGTTTCCTAATAAACAAAAAGTAATTAACCTTATAAATGAGGTATATAAAAGATACCCCCATGGTTTTTATGTGAATGCTGAGAAAAAAATGACAAACGCTAAAGCAGTGGCTAAATATATTGGAAGATACATGGCTCGTCCAGCTATCGCAGAATATCGAATAGAAGATTACGACGGTAAGAGTGTTCATTACTGGTATGAAGATCATAAAACGGGTAAACGAGTGGACAAGAGAATTCCTGTGTATAGATTCCTATTTGAAATACTTCAACACGTACCACCAAAACATTTTCGTATGGTAGGAAGGTTTGGATTGTATAGTAGAAGGTCTCATCATAAGGCACAACAAATATTGAGTTTGCATGCATTTATAAGAACGAAACAGATAGAGTTGCTTTTAGAGAAAAAAACTAAAAAGAAAACGTATCGACAACGAATGATTGAATCCTTTGAAAAGGATCCATTTGAATGCCCTTATTGCCATCGAAAGATGGAGCTTGTAGGAATATGGAACTCTGATTACGGTTGGCTGTATCACTATATGGAGGATATAGAGATGGAAAGAAGGAGGACATACGGAATTGGCAAACCAAAAAAGGCAGGATAG
- a CDS encoding transposase zinc-binding domain-containing protein: MSKGSGVIKQILKDHFAGFWELHSTHFPESYGSHIKETVEKTIRCGTADLGYARYECLGCEGKPMPKFVCFT, encoded by the coding sequence ATGAGTAAAGGTTCTGGAGTTATTAAACAAATATTAAAAGATCACTTTGCAGGTTTTTGGGAATTACATTCTACTCATTTTCCCGAATCTTATGGTAGTCATATTAAAGAAACAGTAGAAAAAACGATTAGATGTGGTACTGCTGATTTAGGGTATGCTCGATATGAATGTCTAGGATGTGAAGGGAAACCTATGCCTAAATTTGTTTGTTTCACTTGA
- a CDS encoding sigma factor, which yields MNKKEVLEVWIDDYTNRLVRLAYSYIKDWQKAEDQVQEALVV from the coding sequence TTGAATAAGAAGGAAGTTCTAGAAGTATGGATAGATGATTATACCAACCGTCTTGTTAGACTTGCCTATTCCTACATAAAAGATTGGCAAAAAGCAGAAGACCAAGTGCAAGAAGCATTGGTTGTATAA